ttctaaCAGAACAGTTGGATTTACAGCCAGAATGGAAATAATTGAGCTTTCCTCATCTGAGAGTAACATATCGATGGCCTCCAGGACTCCAACAATTTTCTTGGGGGAGCAACGGTCCAGATTAGTAATTTTCAACACAATACGAATCCTCCTCTTTTCAAACACCTCCATGAACTTGATGAATTGAGTCAGAAACCACATTTCTTTCCTGACTTCATTCATGAATCCCAATTGGTTGCTGATCCGTTCGTTGTCCATTTCTTTcttaatgttatgtttttgactgaaaatgagGTTCTTGATCATCTGAAAGGCAAACCTGAGTCCTGTTACTGCTGGGACTCCTAAGGTTGCAATAGCAAAGCCCTCCAGGATATTCATCTCACTATGTGCTTCTGTTCCCTGCTCCTCTGGTGTTGTTTCAGCATTaggaaaaacccaaacaaaaaagacCACTACGAGAACTATCGGGACAACAATGATGGACAGTAGGAAAAACCACAGGGGGCAGCAGCAAACCTTCTTCGATATCCAGTTATTGGGGCTGTCCTTCACCTCCTGAAGTGACAAAAAGTAAcccaagaagaaaaaactggtTACCAATCACTGCTGTGTTTTAGGGATATGTCTACTTAACTAAATGCTGACTTTCTATCAGTTTGTTGcccactttttgttttgaaaccacTAGGTAACTGGAAGATAGtttggtaaaataaatgcatcgtTCCTTCAAATTTAATCCCTATAATGCAGATGTCATGTTGAGTTTGATCTCAAAATGAGATCAATATTTAATAAGTAGATTCAGTTGagtgaaattattaatttttggaaaaagcCAATGGACAGCATGTTAATGTTTTACACATTGAATCAGAGAAGGACTGAAAAGACATAAACTGGCTGTCCAACAAGGCAGAATATTTtccaatgattttttttattacccacaaaaacacacacgtcaaaataataaccttta
This sequence is a window from Poecilia reticulata strain Guanapo unplaced genomic scaffold, Guppy_female_1.0+MT scaffold_2186, whole genome shotgun sequence. Protein-coding genes within it:
- the nkpd1 gene encoding NTPase KAP family P-loop domain-containing protein 1 yields the protein MQVNFGKLQLALYRVTQYDEEDEVKEKEVKDSPNNWISKKVCCCPLWFFLLSIIVVPIVLVVVFFVWVFPNAETTPEEQGTEAHSEMNILEGFAIATLGVPAVTGLRFAFQMIKNLIFSQKHNIKKEMDNERISNQLGFMNEVRKEMWFLTQFIKFMEVFEKRRIRIVLKITNLDRCSPKKIVGVLEAIDMLLSDEESSIISILAVNPTVLLEKVKFAESSICKEDRAHGLLNRIVTLAFTVPTMCENSKHKLFHSLNNTPGISEDSSLRWNRHRRNTSSIDLSVVAIEESKESNPLINTNRDTLDVKEDELEKTVLTILSNGEKKLNKYMLDDAISMKRMISSVWVTVIVM